The following proteins are co-located in the Betta splendens chromosome 9, fBetSpl5.4, whole genome shotgun sequence genome:
- the LOC114862584 gene encoding transducin-like enhancer protein 4 isoform X3 produces the protein MIRDLSKMYPPARHPPGQPFKFTVSESCDRIKEEFQFLQAQYHSLKLECEKLASEKTEMQRHYVMYYEMSYGLNIEMHKQAEIVKRLNAICAQVIPFLSQEHQQQVVQAVERAKQVTMAELNAIIGQQQLQAQHLSHGHAIPVPLTPHPAGLQPPLPPGASTASLLALSSALSHQLPLKDERKHHDSNSEHPRDRDSVKSSSVSPSASFRTGEKHRSSGDFPSDSKKQKTEEKELTSTRYESDGEKSDDNLVVDVSNEDPASPRGSPAHSPRENGLDKSRLLKKDAPLSPSSIASSSSTPSSKSKEINLNEKSTTPVSKSSTPTSRSDAPTPSSTATPGLRSAPGKPSAVETLAPGLRTPLAVPCSYPGPFGMVPHPGMNGELSGVGAAYTGLHNISPQMSAVAAAAVAAYGRTQVVGFDPHHHIRVPGLPPNLSGIPGGKPAYSFHVSADGQMQPVPFPPDALIGPGIPRHARQINTLTHGEVVCAVTISNPTRHVYTGGKGCVKVWDISHPGNKTPVSQLDCLNRDNYIRSCRLLPDGRTLIVGGEASTLSIWDLATPTPRIKAELTSSAPACYALAISPDSKVCFSCCSDGNIAVWDLHNQTLVRQFQGHTDGASCIDISNDGTKLWTGGLDNTVRSWDLREGRQLQQHDFTSQIFSLGYCPTGEWLAVGMENSNVEVLHVTKPDKYQLHLHESCVLSLRFAHCGKWFVSTGKDNLLNAWRTPYGASIFQSKESSSVLSCDISIDDKYIVTGSGDKKATVYEVIY, from the exons ATGATTCGAGATCTGAGCAAGATGTACCCCCCGGCGCGGCATCCG CCGGGACAGCCTTTTAAATTCACCGTCTCTGAGTCCTGCGACCGGATCAAGGAGGAGTTCCAGTTCCTCCAAGCGCAGTATCACAG TCTGAAGCTGGAGTGTGAGAAACTGGCCAGTGAGAAGACTGAGATGCAGAGGCACTATGTTATG TACTATGAAATGTCGTACGGACTAAACATCGAGATGCACAAGCAG GCGGAGATCGTCAAGCGGCTGAATGCGATCTGCGCCCAAGTCATCCCCTTCCTCTCTCAAGAG caccagcagcaggtggtgcaggCAGTGGAGAGGGCCAAGCAGGTCACCATGGCTGAGCTCAACGCCATCATAGGA cagcagcagctccaggctcagCACCTGTCCCATGGCCACGCCATCCCAGTGCCCCTCACGCCCCACCCCGCCGGGCTCCAGCCCCCCCTGCCCCCCGGGGCCAGCACTGCCAGCCTGCTGGCGCTTTCCTCCGCCCTGAGTCACCAGCTGCCGCTCAAAGACGAGAGGAAACACCACGACAGCAACAGCGAGCACCCCAGAG ACAGAGATTCAGTCAAG AGCTCGTCTGTGTCCCCGTCAGCCAGTTTTCGAACTGGAGAGAAACACAGGAGTTCCGGCGATTTCCCCTCTGACAGCAAAAAAcagaagacagaggagaaggagtTGACTTCTACACGTTAC GAAAGTGATGGAGAGAAGAGCGATGACAACCTGGTCGTGGATGTCTCCAATGAG GACCCGGCGTCTCCTCGAGGAAGTCCTGCCCACTCTCCTCGGGAGAACGGCTTGGACAAGAGTCGCCTGTTGAAGAAGGATGCCCCCTTGAGCCcctcctccatcgcctcctccagcagcacaccTTCATCCAAGTCTAAAGAGATTAATCTG AATGAGAAATCCACAACACCTGTGTCCAAGTCCAGCACCCCCACATCGCGCTCGGATGCCCCCACCCCCAGCAGCACCGCCACCCCTGGCCTGAGGTCAGCACCTGGCAAGCCCTCGGCTGTGGAGACCCTGG CCCCCGGCCTCCGGACGCCGCTGGCAGTGCCCTGCTCGTACCCCGGGCCCTTTGGGATGGTCCCCCACCCGGGGATGAATGGGGAGCTGAGTGGAGTGGGGGCAGCTTACACCGGCCTCCATAACATCTCCCCGCAGATGAGCGCGGTGGCGGCGGCCGCAGTGGCCGCTTACGGTCGCACGCAAGTG GTGGGATTTGATCCTCATCACCACATACGCGTCCCGGGCCTTCCGCCCAACCTGTCGGGCATTCCTGGGGGAAAACC GGCCTACTCCTTTCACGTGAGCGCCGATGGACAAATGCAGCCCGTGCCTTTCCCTCCGGACGCCCTGATAGGCCCTGGCATCCCGCGCCACGCCCGGCAGATCAACACCCTCACCCACGGGGAGGTGGTGTGCGCCGTCACCATCAGCAACCCGACGCGGCACGTGTACACGGGAGGCAAGGGCTGCGTCAAGGTGTGGGACATCAGTCACCCCGGCAACAAGACGCCGGTGTCCCAGCTGGACTGCCTT AACAGAGACAACTACATCCGCTCCTGTCGACTGCTGCCTGACGGGAGGACTCTCATCGTCGGGGGCGAGGCGAGCACCTTGTCAATCTGGGATttggccacgcccactcccCGGATAAAGGCGGAGCTAACCTCGTCGGCGCCTGCGTGCTACGCGCTGGCCATCAGCCCCGACTCCAAggtctgcttctcctgctgctccgacGGGAACATAGCGGTCTGGGACCTCCACAACCAGACGCTGGTCAG GCAGTTCCAGGGCCACACCGACGGGGCCAGCTGTATAGACATCTCCAACGACGGCACCAAGCTGTGGACCGGAGGTCTGGATAACACTGTGCGGTCCTGGGACCTCAGAGAGGgacggcagctgcagcagcacgacTTCACTTCTCAG ATCTTCTCGCTGGGATACTGTCCAACGGGCGAGTGGCTGGCCGTGGGGATGGAGAACAGCAACGTGGAGGTGCTGCACGTCACCAAACCCGACAAGTACCAGCTGCACCTGCACGAGAGCTGCGTGCTGTCGCTGCGCTTCGCTCACTGTG GTAAATGGTTTGTGAGCACTGGAAAAGACAATCTGCTGAACGCGTGGAGAACCCCGTACGGAGCCAGCATCTTCCAG TCGAAGGAGTCGTCGTCGGTGCTGAGCTGCGACATCTCGATAGACGATAAGTACATTGTGACGGGCTCAGGAGACAAGAAGGCCACGGTCTACGAGGTCATCTACTAG
- the LOC114862584 gene encoding transducin-like enhancer protein 4 isoform X2: protein MIRDLSKMYPPARHPVPHQPGQPFKFTVSESCDRIKEEFQFLQAQYHSLKLECEKLASEKTEMQRHYVMYYEMSYGLNIEMHKQAEIVKRLNAICAQVIPFLSQEHQQQVVQAVERAKQVTMAELNAIIGQQLQAQHLSHGHAIPVPLTPHPAGLQPPLPPGASTASLLALSSALSHQLPLKDERKHHDSNSEHPRDRDSVKSSSVSPSASFRTGEKHRSSGDFPSDSKKQKTEEKELTSTRYESDGEKSDDNLVVDVSNEDPASPRGSPAHSPRENGLDKSRLLKKDAPLSPSSIASSSSTPSSKSKEINLNEKSTTPVSKSSTPTSRSDAPTPSSTATPGLRSAPGKPSAVETLAPGLRTPLAVPCSYPGPFGMVPHPGMNGELSGVGAAYTGLHNISPQMSAVAAAAVAAYGRTQVVGFDPHHHIRVPGLPPNLSGIPGGKPAYSFHVSADGQMQPVPFPPDALIGPGIPRHARQINTLTHGEVVCAVTISNPTRHVYTGGKGCVKVWDISHPGNKTPVSQLDCLNRDNYIRSCRLLPDGRTLIVGGEASTLSIWDLATPTPRIKAELTSSAPACYALAISPDSKVCFSCCSDGNIAVWDLHNQTLVRQFQGHTDGASCIDISNDGTKLWTGGLDNTVRSWDLREGRQLQQHDFTSQIFSLGYCPTGEWLAVGMENSNVEVLHVTKPDKYQLHLHESCVLSLRFAHCGKWFVSTGKDNLLNAWRTPYGASIFQSKESSSVLSCDISIDDKYIVTGSGDKKATVYEVIY, encoded by the exons ATGATTCGAGATCTGAGCAAGATGTACCCCCCGGCGCGGCATCCG GTCCCCCACCAGCCGGGACAGCCTTTTAAATTCACCGTCTCTGAGTCCTGCGACCGGATCAAGGAGGAGTTCCAGTTCCTCCAAGCGCAGTATCACAG TCTGAAGCTGGAGTGTGAGAAACTGGCCAGTGAGAAGACTGAGATGCAGAGGCACTATGTTATG TACTATGAAATGTCGTACGGACTAAACATCGAGATGCACAAGCAG GCGGAGATCGTCAAGCGGCTGAATGCGATCTGCGCCCAAGTCATCCCCTTCCTCTCTCAAGAG caccagcagcaggtggtgcaggCAGTGGAGAGGGCCAAGCAGGTCACCATGGCTGAGCTCAACGCCATCATAGGA cagcagctccaggctcagCACCTGTCCCATGGCCACGCCATCCCAGTGCCCCTCACGCCCCACCCCGCCGGGCTCCAGCCCCCCCTGCCCCCCGGGGCCAGCACTGCCAGCCTGCTGGCGCTTTCCTCCGCCCTGAGTCACCAGCTGCCGCTCAAAGACGAGAGGAAACACCACGACAGCAACAGCGAGCACCCCAGAG ACAGAGATTCAGTCAAG AGCTCGTCTGTGTCCCCGTCAGCCAGTTTTCGAACTGGAGAGAAACACAGGAGTTCCGGCGATTTCCCCTCTGACAGCAAAAAAcagaagacagaggagaaggagtTGACTTCTACACGTTAC GAAAGTGATGGAGAGAAGAGCGATGACAACCTGGTCGTGGATGTCTCCAATGAG GACCCGGCGTCTCCTCGAGGAAGTCCTGCCCACTCTCCTCGGGAGAACGGCTTGGACAAGAGTCGCCTGTTGAAGAAGGATGCCCCCTTGAGCCcctcctccatcgcctcctccagcagcacaccTTCATCCAAGTCTAAAGAGATTAATCTG AATGAGAAATCCACAACACCTGTGTCCAAGTCCAGCACCCCCACATCGCGCTCGGATGCCCCCACCCCCAGCAGCACCGCCACCCCTGGCCTGAGGTCAGCACCTGGCAAGCCCTCGGCTGTGGAGACCCTGG CCCCCGGCCTCCGGACGCCGCTGGCAGTGCCCTGCTCGTACCCCGGGCCCTTTGGGATGGTCCCCCACCCGGGGATGAATGGGGAGCTGAGTGGAGTGGGGGCAGCTTACACCGGCCTCCATAACATCTCCCCGCAGATGAGCGCGGTGGCGGCGGCCGCAGTGGCCGCTTACGGTCGCACGCAAGTG GTGGGATTTGATCCTCATCACCACATACGCGTCCCGGGCCTTCCGCCCAACCTGTCGGGCATTCCTGGGGGAAAACC GGCCTACTCCTTTCACGTGAGCGCCGATGGACAAATGCAGCCCGTGCCTTTCCCTCCGGACGCCCTGATAGGCCCTGGCATCCCGCGCCACGCCCGGCAGATCAACACCCTCACCCACGGGGAGGTGGTGTGCGCCGTCACCATCAGCAACCCGACGCGGCACGTGTACACGGGAGGCAAGGGCTGCGTCAAGGTGTGGGACATCAGTCACCCCGGCAACAAGACGCCGGTGTCCCAGCTGGACTGCCTT AACAGAGACAACTACATCCGCTCCTGTCGACTGCTGCCTGACGGGAGGACTCTCATCGTCGGGGGCGAGGCGAGCACCTTGTCAATCTGGGATttggccacgcccactcccCGGATAAAGGCGGAGCTAACCTCGTCGGCGCCTGCGTGCTACGCGCTGGCCATCAGCCCCGACTCCAAggtctgcttctcctgctgctccgacGGGAACATAGCGGTCTGGGACCTCCACAACCAGACGCTGGTCAG GCAGTTCCAGGGCCACACCGACGGGGCCAGCTGTATAGACATCTCCAACGACGGCACCAAGCTGTGGACCGGAGGTCTGGATAACACTGTGCGGTCCTGGGACCTCAGAGAGGgacggcagctgcagcagcacgacTTCACTTCTCAG ATCTTCTCGCTGGGATACTGTCCAACGGGCGAGTGGCTGGCCGTGGGGATGGAGAACAGCAACGTGGAGGTGCTGCACGTCACCAAACCCGACAAGTACCAGCTGCACCTGCACGAGAGCTGCGTGCTGTCGCTGCGCTTCGCTCACTGTG GTAAATGGTTTGTGAGCACTGGAAAAGACAATCTGCTGAACGCGTGGAGAACCCCGTACGGAGCCAGCATCTTCCAG TCGAAGGAGTCGTCGTCGGTGCTGAGCTGCGACATCTCGATAGACGATAAGTACATTGTGACGGGCTCAGGAGACAAGAAGGCCACGGTCTACGAGGTCATCTACTAG
- the LOC114862584 gene encoding transducin-like enhancer protein 4 isoform X1 has protein sequence MIRDLSKMYPPARHPVPHQPGQPFKFTVSESCDRIKEEFQFLQAQYHSLKLECEKLASEKTEMQRHYVMYYEMSYGLNIEMHKQAEIVKRLNAICAQVIPFLSQEHQQQVVQAVERAKQVTMAELNAIIGQQQLQAQHLSHGHAIPVPLTPHPAGLQPPLPPGASTASLLALSSALSHQLPLKDERKHHDSNSEHPRDRDSVKSSSVSPSASFRTGEKHRSSGDFPSDSKKQKTEEKELTSTRYESDGEKSDDNLVVDVSNEDPASPRGSPAHSPRENGLDKSRLLKKDAPLSPSSIASSSSTPSSKSKEINLNEKSTTPVSKSSTPTSRSDAPTPSSTATPGLRSAPGKPSAVETLAPGLRTPLAVPCSYPGPFGMVPHPGMNGELSGVGAAYTGLHNISPQMSAVAAAAVAAYGRTQVVGFDPHHHIRVPGLPPNLSGIPGGKPAYSFHVSADGQMQPVPFPPDALIGPGIPRHARQINTLTHGEVVCAVTISNPTRHVYTGGKGCVKVWDISHPGNKTPVSQLDCLNRDNYIRSCRLLPDGRTLIVGGEASTLSIWDLATPTPRIKAELTSSAPACYALAISPDSKVCFSCCSDGNIAVWDLHNQTLVRQFQGHTDGASCIDISNDGTKLWTGGLDNTVRSWDLREGRQLQQHDFTSQIFSLGYCPTGEWLAVGMENSNVEVLHVTKPDKYQLHLHESCVLSLRFAHCGKWFVSTGKDNLLNAWRTPYGASIFQSKESSSVLSCDISIDDKYIVTGSGDKKATVYEVIY, from the exons ATGATTCGAGATCTGAGCAAGATGTACCCCCCGGCGCGGCATCCG GTCCCCCACCAGCCGGGACAGCCTTTTAAATTCACCGTCTCTGAGTCCTGCGACCGGATCAAGGAGGAGTTCCAGTTCCTCCAAGCGCAGTATCACAG TCTGAAGCTGGAGTGTGAGAAACTGGCCAGTGAGAAGACTGAGATGCAGAGGCACTATGTTATG TACTATGAAATGTCGTACGGACTAAACATCGAGATGCACAAGCAG GCGGAGATCGTCAAGCGGCTGAATGCGATCTGCGCCCAAGTCATCCCCTTCCTCTCTCAAGAG caccagcagcaggtggtgcaggCAGTGGAGAGGGCCAAGCAGGTCACCATGGCTGAGCTCAACGCCATCATAGGA cagcagcagctccaggctcagCACCTGTCCCATGGCCACGCCATCCCAGTGCCCCTCACGCCCCACCCCGCCGGGCTCCAGCCCCCCCTGCCCCCCGGGGCCAGCACTGCCAGCCTGCTGGCGCTTTCCTCCGCCCTGAGTCACCAGCTGCCGCTCAAAGACGAGAGGAAACACCACGACAGCAACAGCGAGCACCCCAGAG ACAGAGATTCAGTCAAG AGCTCGTCTGTGTCCCCGTCAGCCAGTTTTCGAACTGGAGAGAAACACAGGAGTTCCGGCGATTTCCCCTCTGACAGCAAAAAAcagaagacagaggagaaggagtTGACTTCTACACGTTAC GAAAGTGATGGAGAGAAGAGCGATGACAACCTGGTCGTGGATGTCTCCAATGAG GACCCGGCGTCTCCTCGAGGAAGTCCTGCCCACTCTCCTCGGGAGAACGGCTTGGACAAGAGTCGCCTGTTGAAGAAGGATGCCCCCTTGAGCCcctcctccatcgcctcctccagcagcacaccTTCATCCAAGTCTAAAGAGATTAATCTG AATGAGAAATCCACAACACCTGTGTCCAAGTCCAGCACCCCCACATCGCGCTCGGATGCCCCCACCCCCAGCAGCACCGCCACCCCTGGCCTGAGGTCAGCACCTGGCAAGCCCTCGGCTGTGGAGACCCTGG CCCCCGGCCTCCGGACGCCGCTGGCAGTGCCCTGCTCGTACCCCGGGCCCTTTGGGATGGTCCCCCACCCGGGGATGAATGGGGAGCTGAGTGGAGTGGGGGCAGCTTACACCGGCCTCCATAACATCTCCCCGCAGATGAGCGCGGTGGCGGCGGCCGCAGTGGCCGCTTACGGTCGCACGCAAGTG GTGGGATTTGATCCTCATCACCACATACGCGTCCCGGGCCTTCCGCCCAACCTGTCGGGCATTCCTGGGGGAAAACC GGCCTACTCCTTTCACGTGAGCGCCGATGGACAAATGCAGCCCGTGCCTTTCCCTCCGGACGCCCTGATAGGCCCTGGCATCCCGCGCCACGCCCGGCAGATCAACACCCTCACCCACGGGGAGGTGGTGTGCGCCGTCACCATCAGCAACCCGACGCGGCACGTGTACACGGGAGGCAAGGGCTGCGTCAAGGTGTGGGACATCAGTCACCCCGGCAACAAGACGCCGGTGTCCCAGCTGGACTGCCTT AACAGAGACAACTACATCCGCTCCTGTCGACTGCTGCCTGACGGGAGGACTCTCATCGTCGGGGGCGAGGCGAGCACCTTGTCAATCTGGGATttggccacgcccactcccCGGATAAAGGCGGAGCTAACCTCGTCGGCGCCTGCGTGCTACGCGCTGGCCATCAGCCCCGACTCCAAggtctgcttctcctgctgctccgacGGGAACATAGCGGTCTGGGACCTCCACAACCAGACGCTGGTCAG GCAGTTCCAGGGCCACACCGACGGGGCCAGCTGTATAGACATCTCCAACGACGGCACCAAGCTGTGGACCGGAGGTCTGGATAACACTGTGCGGTCCTGGGACCTCAGAGAGGgacggcagctgcagcagcacgacTTCACTTCTCAG ATCTTCTCGCTGGGATACTGTCCAACGGGCGAGTGGCTGGCCGTGGGGATGGAGAACAGCAACGTGGAGGTGCTGCACGTCACCAAACCCGACAAGTACCAGCTGCACCTGCACGAGAGCTGCGTGCTGTCGCTGCGCTTCGCTCACTGTG GTAAATGGTTTGTGAGCACTGGAAAAGACAATCTGCTGAACGCGTGGAGAACCCCGTACGGAGCCAGCATCTTCCAG TCGAAGGAGTCGTCGTCGGTGCTGAGCTGCGACATCTCGATAGACGATAAGTACATTGTGACGGGCTCAGGAGACAAGAAGGCCACGGTCTACGAGGTCATCTACTAG